One segment of Paramormyrops kingsleyae isolate MSU_618 chromosome 8, PKINGS_0.4, whole genome shotgun sequence DNA contains the following:
- the vgll4b gene encoding transcription cofactor vestigial-like protein 4b isoform X6, with amino-acid sequence MLLTKMDLLNYQYLDKMNNNIGILCYEGEAALRGDPRMQPVSMSSAITNHRTGPPPISPSKRKHSGDQVDNDIDCDNEHVAKMSRLFVAQLGKPTNGDFRKDPRDRSRSPVERATMPHLSFHGNVYSHLSGLGMDQPLALTKNNVDAVRTVAVPPAVAAVERQQNRPSVITCASANNRNCNLSHCPATHTSCSSSMLLNYRRPPNTNTACDPVIEEHFRRSLGKNYKEPEPVTNSVSITGSVDDHFAKALGETWLQIKAKGSSSGSSPESSPSSHMVNHSHSPSVAS; translated from the exons ATGCTTCTTACGAAAATGGACCTGTTGAACTACCAGTATCTGGACAAAATGAACAACAACATCGGCATACTTTGCTACGAAG GTGAGGCGGCTCTGAGGGGCGACCCCAGGATGCAGCCGGTATCCATGTCGTCGGCCATCACCAACCACAGGACCGGGCCTCCTCCTATCAGCCCCAGCAAGAGGAAGCACAGCGGGGACCAAGTGGACAACGACATTGACTGCGACAATGAGCATGTGGCAAAGATGAGCCGGCTGTTTGTGGCACAGCT AGGGAAGCCAACCAATGGCGATTTCCGCAAGGACCCCCGGGATCGCAGCCGCAGCCCCGTGGAGCGCGCCACCATGCCGCATCTGAGTTTCCATGGAAACGTCTACAGCCACTTGTCCGGCCTGGGAATGGACCAGCCCCTTGCACTGACCAAAAACAACGTGGACGCCGTCCGTACTGTGGCCGTTCCGCCCGCCGTGGCTGCAGTGGAGCGTCAGCAG AACCGCCCCTCGGTCATCACCTGTGCCTCTGCTAACAACCGCAACTGTAACCTGTCGCACTGCCCCGCCACTCACACCAGCTGCTCGTCCAGCATGCTGCTGAACTACCGAAGGCCGCCCAACA ccaacACAGCCTGCGACCCCGTCATCGAGGAGCACTTCCGCCGCAGCCTGGGCAAGAACTACAAGGAACCGGAGCCGGTGACCAACTCGGTGTCCATCACAGGCTCGGTGGACGACCACTTCGCCAAGGCGCTGGGCGAGACCTGGCTGCAGATCAAGGCCAAGGGCAGCAGCTCTGGCAGCAGCCCTGAATCGTCCCCCTCCAGCCACATGGTCAACCACAGCCACTCCCCATCTGTGGCGTCCTGA
- the vgll4b gene encoding transcription cofactor vestigial-like protein 4b isoform X3 encodes MFLPRMETPLDVLSRAASLVHDDEKREAALRGDPRMQPVSMSSAITNHRTGPPPISPSKRKHSGDQVDNDIDCDNEHVAKMSRLFVAQLGKPTNGDFRKDPRDRSRSPVERATMPHLSFHGNVYSHLSGLGMDQPLALTKNNVDAVRTVAVPPAVAAVERQQNRPSVITCASANNRNCNLSHCPATHTSCSSSMLLNYRRPPNSESQHPALRILTGESLYAPTCGKIWQPELPLREEANTACDPVIEEHFRRSLGKNYKEPEPVTNSVSITGSVDDHFAKALGETWLQIKAKGSSSGSSPESSPSSHMVNHSHSPSVAS; translated from the exons GTGAGGCGGCTCTGAGGGGCGACCCCAGGATGCAGCCGGTATCCATGTCGTCGGCCATCACCAACCACAGGACCGGGCCTCCTCCTATCAGCCCCAGCAAGAGGAAGCACAGCGGGGACCAAGTGGACAACGACATTGACTGCGACAATGAGCATGTGGCAAAGATGAGCCGGCTGTTTGTGGCACAGCT AGGGAAGCCAACCAATGGCGATTTCCGCAAGGACCCCCGGGATCGCAGCCGCAGCCCCGTGGAGCGCGCCACCATGCCGCATCTGAGTTTCCATGGAAACGTCTACAGCCACTTGTCCGGCCTGGGAATGGACCAGCCCCTTGCACTGACCAAAAACAACGTGGACGCCGTCCGTACTGTGGCCGTTCCGCCCGCCGTGGCTGCAGTGGAGCGTCAGCAG AACCGCCCCTCGGTCATCACCTGTGCCTCTGCTAACAACCGCAACTGTAACCTGTCGCACTGCCCCGCCACTCACACCAGCTGCTCGTCCAGCATGCTGCTGAACTACCGAAGGCCGCCCAACAGTGAGTCCCAACATCCGGCACTTCGAATCCTTACCGGGGAGTCCCTCTATGCTCCTACATGTGGAAAAATCTGGCAACCTGAACTGCCTTTACGGGAAGAAG ccaacACAGCCTGCGACCCCGTCATCGAGGAGCACTTCCGCCGCAGCCTGGGCAAGAACTACAAGGAACCGGAGCCGGTGACCAACTCGGTGTCCATCACAGGCTCGGTGGACGACCACTTCGCCAAGGCGCTGGGCGAGACCTGGCTGCAGATCAAGGCCAAGGGCAGCAGCTCTGGCAGCAGCCCTGAATCGTCCCCCTCCAGCCACATGGTCAACCACAGCCACTCCCCATCTGTGGCGTCCTGA
- the vgll4b gene encoding transcription cofactor vestigial-like protein 4b isoform X4 codes for METPLDVLSRAASLVHDDEKREAALRGDPRMQPVSMSSAITNHRTGPPPISPSKRKHSGDQVDNDIDCDNEHVAKMSRLFVAQLGKPTNGDFRKDPRDRSRSPVERATMPHLSFHGNVYSHLSGLGMDQPLALTKNNVDAVRTVAVPPAVAAVERQQNRPSVITCASANNRNCNLSHCPATHTSCSSSMLLNYRRPPNSESQHPALRILTGESLYAPTCGKIWQPELPLREEANTACDPVIEEHFRRSLGKNYKEPEPVTNSVSITGSVDDHFAKALGETWLQIKAKGSSSGSSPESSPSSHMVNHSHSPSVAS; via the exons GTGAGGCGGCTCTGAGGGGCGACCCCAGGATGCAGCCGGTATCCATGTCGTCGGCCATCACCAACCACAGGACCGGGCCTCCTCCTATCAGCCCCAGCAAGAGGAAGCACAGCGGGGACCAAGTGGACAACGACATTGACTGCGACAATGAGCATGTGGCAAAGATGAGCCGGCTGTTTGTGGCACAGCT AGGGAAGCCAACCAATGGCGATTTCCGCAAGGACCCCCGGGATCGCAGCCGCAGCCCCGTGGAGCGCGCCACCATGCCGCATCTGAGTTTCCATGGAAACGTCTACAGCCACTTGTCCGGCCTGGGAATGGACCAGCCCCTTGCACTGACCAAAAACAACGTGGACGCCGTCCGTACTGTGGCCGTTCCGCCCGCCGTGGCTGCAGTGGAGCGTCAGCAG AACCGCCCCTCGGTCATCACCTGTGCCTCTGCTAACAACCGCAACTGTAACCTGTCGCACTGCCCCGCCACTCACACCAGCTGCTCGTCCAGCATGCTGCTGAACTACCGAAGGCCGCCCAACAGTGAGTCCCAACATCCGGCACTTCGAATCCTTACCGGGGAGTCCCTCTATGCTCCTACATGTGGAAAAATCTGGCAACCTGAACTGCCTTTACGGGAAGAAG ccaacACAGCCTGCGACCCCGTCATCGAGGAGCACTTCCGCCGCAGCCTGGGCAAGAACTACAAGGAACCGGAGCCGGTGACCAACTCGGTGTCCATCACAGGCTCGGTGGACGACCACTTCGCCAAGGCGCTGGGCGAGACCTGGCTGCAGATCAAGGCCAAGGGCAGCAGCTCTGGCAGCAGCCCTGAATCGTCCCCCTCCAGCCACATGGTCAACCACAGCCACTCCCCATCTGTGGCGTCCTGA
- the vgll4b gene encoding transcription cofactor vestigial-like protein 4b isoform X7, producing METPLDVLSRAASLVHDDEKREAALRGDPRMQPVSMSSAITNHRTGPPPISPSKRKHSGDQVDNDIDCDNEHVAKMSRLFVAQLGKPTNGDFRKDPRDRSRSPVERATMPHLSFHGNVYSHLSGLGMDQPLALTKNNVDAVRTVAVPPAVAAVERQQNRPSVITCASANNRNCNLSHCPATHTSCSSSMLLNYRRPPNTNTACDPVIEEHFRRSLGKNYKEPEPVTNSVSITGSVDDHFAKALGETWLQIKAKGSSSGSSPESSPSSHMVNHSHSPSVAS from the exons GTGAGGCGGCTCTGAGGGGCGACCCCAGGATGCAGCCGGTATCCATGTCGTCGGCCATCACCAACCACAGGACCGGGCCTCCTCCTATCAGCCCCAGCAAGAGGAAGCACAGCGGGGACCAAGTGGACAACGACATTGACTGCGACAATGAGCATGTGGCAAAGATGAGCCGGCTGTTTGTGGCACAGCT AGGGAAGCCAACCAATGGCGATTTCCGCAAGGACCCCCGGGATCGCAGCCGCAGCCCCGTGGAGCGCGCCACCATGCCGCATCTGAGTTTCCATGGAAACGTCTACAGCCACTTGTCCGGCCTGGGAATGGACCAGCCCCTTGCACTGACCAAAAACAACGTGGACGCCGTCCGTACTGTGGCCGTTCCGCCCGCCGTGGCTGCAGTGGAGCGTCAGCAG AACCGCCCCTCGGTCATCACCTGTGCCTCTGCTAACAACCGCAACTGTAACCTGTCGCACTGCCCCGCCACTCACACCAGCTGCTCGTCCAGCATGCTGCTGAACTACCGAAGGCCGCCCAACA ccaacACAGCCTGCGACCCCGTCATCGAGGAGCACTTCCGCCGCAGCCTGGGCAAGAACTACAAGGAACCGGAGCCGGTGACCAACTCGGTGTCCATCACAGGCTCGGTGGACGACCACTTCGCCAAGGCGCTGGGCGAGACCTGGCTGCAGATCAAGGCCAAGGGCAGCAGCTCTGGCAGCAGCCCTGAATCGTCCCCCTCCAGCCACATGGTCAACCACAGCCACTCCCCATCTGTGGCGTCCTGA
- the vgll4b gene encoding transcription cofactor vestigial-like protein 4b isoform X1: MGGKVPPLLGQKTYFVWFMWGKKLDGEVRYSRNSRLRGEAALRGDPRMQPVSMSSAITNHRTGPPPISPSKRKHSGDQVDNDIDCDNEHVAKMSRLFVAQLGKPTNGDFRKDPRDRSRSPVERATMPHLSFHGNVYSHLSGLGMDQPLALTKNNVDAVRTVAVPPAVAAVERQQNRPSVITCASANNRNCNLSHCPATHTSCSSSMLLNYRRPPNSESQHPALRILTGESLYAPTCGKIWQPELPLREEANTACDPVIEEHFRRSLGKNYKEPEPVTNSVSITGSVDDHFAKALGETWLQIKAKGSSSGSSPESSPSSHMVNHSHSPSVAS; this comes from the exons ATGGGAGGAAAAGTGCCCCCTCTCttaggacagaaaacctacttcGTGTGGTTCATGTGGGGAAAAAAGTTAGATGGAGAAGTGCGATACAGCCGCAATTCGAGGCTGAGAG GTGAGGCGGCTCTGAGGGGCGACCCCAGGATGCAGCCGGTATCCATGTCGTCGGCCATCACCAACCACAGGACCGGGCCTCCTCCTATCAGCCCCAGCAAGAGGAAGCACAGCGGGGACCAAGTGGACAACGACATTGACTGCGACAATGAGCATGTGGCAAAGATGAGCCGGCTGTTTGTGGCACAGCT AGGGAAGCCAACCAATGGCGATTTCCGCAAGGACCCCCGGGATCGCAGCCGCAGCCCCGTGGAGCGCGCCACCATGCCGCATCTGAGTTTCCATGGAAACGTCTACAGCCACTTGTCCGGCCTGGGAATGGACCAGCCCCTTGCACTGACCAAAAACAACGTGGACGCCGTCCGTACTGTGGCCGTTCCGCCCGCCGTGGCTGCAGTGGAGCGTCAGCAG AACCGCCCCTCGGTCATCACCTGTGCCTCTGCTAACAACCGCAACTGTAACCTGTCGCACTGCCCCGCCACTCACACCAGCTGCTCGTCCAGCATGCTGCTGAACTACCGAAGGCCGCCCAACAGTGAGTCCCAACATCCGGCACTTCGAATCCTTACCGGGGAGTCCCTCTATGCTCCTACATGTGGAAAAATCTGGCAACCTGAACTGCCTTTACGGGAAGAAG ccaacACAGCCTGCGACCCCGTCATCGAGGAGCACTTCCGCCGCAGCCTGGGCAAGAACTACAAGGAACCGGAGCCGGTGACCAACTCGGTGTCCATCACAGGCTCGGTGGACGACCACTTCGCCAAGGCGCTGGGCGAGACCTGGCTGCAGATCAAGGCCAAGGGCAGCAGCTCTGGCAGCAGCCCTGAATCGTCCCCCTCCAGCCACATGGTCAACCACAGCCACTCCCCATCTGTGGCGTCCTGA
- the vgll4b gene encoding transcription cofactor vestigial-like protein 4b isoform X8, with translation MQPVSMSSAITNHRTGPPPISPSKRKHSGDQVDNDIDCDNEHVAKMSRLFVAQLGKPTNGDFRKDPRDRSRSPVERATMPHLSFHGNVYSHLSGLGMDQPLALTKNNVDAVRTVAVPPAVAAVERQQNRPSVITCASANNRNCNLSHCPATHTSCSSSMLLNYRRPPNSESQHPALRILTGESLYAPTCGKIWQPELPLREEANTACDPVIEEHFRRSLGKNYKEPEPVTNSVSITGSVDDHFAKALGETWLQIKAKGSSSGSSPESSPSSHMVNHSHSPSVAS, from the exons ATGCAGCCGGTATCCATGTCGTCGGCCATCACCAACCACAGGACCGGGCCTCCTCCTATCAGCCCCAGCAAGAGGAAGCACAGCGGGGACCAAGTGGACAACGACATTGACTGCGACAATGAGCATGTGGCAAAGATGAGCCGGCTGTTTGTGGCACAGCT AGGGAAGCCAACCAATGGCGATTTCCGCAAGGACCCCCGGGATCGCAGCCGCAGCCCCGTGGAGCGCGCCACCATGCCGCATCTGAGTTTCCATGGAAACGTCTACAGCCACTTGTCCGGCCTGGGAATGGACCAGCCCCTTGCACTGACCAAAAACAACGTGGACGCCGTCCGTACTGTGGCCGTTCCGCCCGCCGTGGCTGCAGTGGAGCGTCAGCAG AACCGCCCCTCGGTCATCACCTGTGCCTCTGCTAACAACCGCAACTGTAACCTGTCGCACTGCCCCGCCACTCACACCAGCTGCTCGTCCAGCATGCTGCTGAACTACCGAAGGCCGCCCAACAGTGAGTCCCAACATCCGGCACTTCGAATCCTTACCGGGGAGTCCCTCTATGCTCCTACATGTGGAAAAATCTGGCAACCTGAACTGCCTTTACGGGAAGAAG ccaacACAGCCTGCGACCCCGTCATCGAGGAGCACTTCCGCCGCAGCCTGGGCAAGAACTACAAGGAACCGGAGCCGGTGACCAACTCGGTGTCCATCACAGGCTCGGTGGACGACCACTTCGCCAAGGCGCTGGGCGAGACCTGGCTGCAGATCAAGGCCAAGGGCAGCAGCTCTGGCAGCAGCCCTGAATCGTCCCCCTCCAGCCACATGGTCAACCACAGCCACTCCCCATCTGTGGCGTCCTGA
- the vgll4b gene encoding transcription cofactor vestigial-like protein 4b isoform X2 — protein MLLTKMDLLNYQYLDKMNNNIGILCYEGEAALRGDPRMQPVSMSSAITNHRTGPPPISPSKRKHSGDQVDNDIDCDNEHVAKMSRLFVAQLGKPTNGDFRKDPRDRSRSPVERATMPHLSFHGNVYSHLSGLGMDQPLALTKNNVDAVRTVAVPPAVAAVERQQNRPSVITCASANNRNCNLSHCPATHTSCSSSMLLNYRRPPNSESQHPALRILTGESLYAPTCGKIWQPELPLREEANTACDPVIEEHFRRSLGKNYKEPEPVTNSVSITGSVDDHFAKALGETWLQIKAKGSSSGSSPESSPSSHMVNHSHSPSVAS, from the exons ATGCTTCTTACGAAAATGGACCTGTTGAACTACCAGTATCTGGACAAAATGAACAACAACATCGGCATACTTTGCTACGAAG GTGAGGCGGCTCTGAGGGGCGACCCCAGGATGCAGCCGGTATCCATGTCGTCGGCCATCACCAACCACAGGACCGGGCCTCCTCCTATCAGCCCCAGCAAGAGGAAGCACAGCGGGGACCAAGTGGACAACGACATTGACTGCGACAATGAGCATGTGGCAAAGATGAGCCGGCTGTTTGTGGCACAGCT AGGGAAGCCAACCAATGGCGATTTCCGCAAGGACCCCCGGGATCGCAGCCGCAGCCCCGTGGAGCGCGCCACCATGCCGCATCTGAGTTTCCATGGAAACGTCTACAGCCACTTGTCCGGCCTGGGAATGGACCAGCCCCTTGCACTGACCAAAAACAACGTGGACGCCGTCCGTACTGTGGCCGTTCCGCCCGCCGTGGCTGCAGTGGAGCGTCAGCAG AACCGCCCCTCGGTCATCACCTGTGCCTCTGCTAACAACCGCAACTGTAACCTGTCGCACTGCCCCGCCACTCACACCAGCTGCTCGTCCAGCATGCTGCTGAACTACCGAAGGCCGCCCAACAGTGAGTCCCAACATCCGGCACTTCGAATCCTTACCGGGGAGTCCCTCTATGCTCCTACATGTGGAAAAATCTGGCAACCTGAACTGCCTTTACGGGAAGAAG ccaacACAGCCTGCGACCCCGTCATCGAGGAGCACTTCCGCCGCAGCCTGGGCAAGAACTACAAGGAACCGGAGCCGGTGACCAACTCGGTGTCCATCACAGGCTCGGTGGACGACCACTTCGCCAAGGCGCTGGGCGAGACCTGGCTGCAGATCAAGGCCAAGGGCAGCAGCTCTGGCAGCAGCCCTGAATCGTCCCCCTCCAGCCACATGGTCAACCACAGCCACTCCCCATCTGTGGCGTCCTGA
- the vgll4b gene encoding transcription cofactor vestigial-like protein 4b isoform X5 — MGGKVPPLLGQKTYFVWFMWGKKLDGEVRYSRNSRLRGEAALRGDPRMQPVSMSSAITNHRTGPPPISPSKRKHSGDQVDNDIDCDNEHVAKMSRLFVAQLGKPTNGDFRKDPRDRSRSPVERATMPHLSFHGNVYSHLSGLGMDQPLALTKNNVDAVRTVAVPPAVAAVERQQNRPSVITCASANNRNCNLSHCPATHTSCSSSMLLNYRRPPNTNTACDPVIEEHFRRSLGKNYKEPEPVTNSVSITGSVDDHFAKALGETWLQIKAKGSSSGSSPESSPSSHMVNHSHSPSVAS; from the exons ATGGGAGGAAAAGTGCCCCCTCTCttaggacagaaaacctacttcGTGTGGTTCATGTGGGGAAAAAAGTTAGATGGAGAAGTGCGATACAGCCGCAATTCGAGGCTGAGAG GTGAGGCGGCTCTGAGGGGCGACCCCAGGATGCAGCCGGTATCCATGTCGTCGGCCATCACCAACCACAGGACCGGGCCTCCTCCTATCAGCCCCAGCAAGAGGAAGCACAGCGGGGACCAAGTGGACAACGACATTGACTGCGACAATGAGCATGTGGCAAAGATGAGCCGGCTGTTTGTGGCACAGCT AGGGAAGCCAACCAATGGCGATTTCCGCAAGGACCCCCGGGATCGCAGCCGCAGCCCCGTGGAGCGCGCCACCATGCCGCATCTGAGTTTCCATGGAAACGTCTACAGCCACTTGTCCGGCCTGGGAATGGACCAGCCCCTTGCACTGACCAAAAACAACGTGGACGCCGTCCGTACTGTGGCCGTTCCGCCCGCCGTGGCTGCAGTGGAGCGTCAGCAG AACCGCCCCTCGGTCATCACCTGTGCCTCTGCTAACAACCGCAACTGTAACCTGTCGCACTGCCCCGCCACTCACACCAGCTGCTCGTCCAGCATGCTGCTGAACTACCGAAGGCCGCCCAACA ccaacACAGCCTGCGACCCCGTCATCGAGGAGCACTTCCGCCGCAGCCTGGGCAAGAACTACAAGGAACCGGAGCCGGTGACCAACTCGGTGTCCATCACAGGCTCGGTGGACGACCACTTCGCCAAGGCGCTGGGCGAGACCTGGCTGCAGATCAAGGCCAAGGGCAGCAGCTCTGGCAGCAGCCCTGAATCGTCCCCCTCCAGCCACATGGTCAACCACAGCCACTCCCCATCTGTGGCGTCCTGA